The following proteins are encoded in a genomic region of Garra rufa chromosome 22, GarRuf1.0, whole genome shotgun sequence:
- the LOC141298300 gene encoding uncharacterized protein isoform X2: MNCIRTMQNKRRHSGELEQWHNQTKRLCNGLGGCGQVMDTPMDTWDAQNQSPQNAHNANVPGMVLPAPGRGAGQYCPRCMAGEPGHINHIMRY, from the exons ATGAACTGCATACGTACCATGCAGAATAAAAGAAGACATAGTGGAGAGCTGGAACAGTGGCACAACCAGACG AAAAGGCTGTGTAATGGACTGGGAGGCTGTGGCCAGGTGATGGACACTCCAATGGACACGTGGGATGCCCAAAATCAAAGCCCACAAAATGCACACAATGCCAACGTCCCGGGCATG GTGTTACCTGCCCCAGGACGCGGTGCAGGACAGTATTGCCCCAGGTGTATGGCGGGTGAACCT GGCCATATAAACCACATCATGAGATATTGA
- the LOC141298300 gene encoding uncharacterized protein C10orf143 isoform X1: MNCIRTMQNKRRHSGELEQWHNQTKRLCNGLGGCGQVMDTPMDTWDAQNQSPQNAHNANVPGMQVLPAPGRGAGQYCPRCMAGEPGHINHIMRY; encoded by the exons ATGAACTGCATACGTACCATGCAGAATAAAAGAAGACATAGTGGAGAGCTGGAACAGTGGCACAACCAGACG AAAAGGCTGTGTAATGGACTGGGAGGCTGTGGCCAGGTGATGGACACTCCAATGGACACGTGGGATGCCCAAAATCAAAGCCCACAAAATGCACACAATGCCAACGTCCCGGGCATG CAGGTGTTACCTGCCCCAGGACGCGGTGCAGGACAGTATTGCCCCAGGTGTATGGCGGGTGAACCT GGCCATATAAACCACATCATGAGATATTGA